In Chloroflexota bacterium, one genomic interval encodes:
- a CDS encoding O-antigen ligase family protein, which translates to MWKPLGGTTELWDLGALALAALVYAALPWPWAAIPLLALGWLIVRSPGPGLAAIALATPFYYTQKPLGGTWLSHAEALVIAALIWTIPCWRRLRGRLCALDGAVLAFVAVGGAAAWIAPDRGDAWLALRRLILIPAGLYLLWRLLPVDRKGMRWAAGGLIAGGTLVSLIGLAGYASGNVVMAGRIPRLRSVYYSPNEAALLLVRIWPLAAALALHSAGRWRRPLLLATGVILMALALTFSRGAWLLGVPAGLAALSLLQRRRWAGPWLLGGALLAALVALSRGGSTALRPEVWQAAWAMWRDHPWLGVGLDGFQWIYPRYMALSAWREPLLYHPHNLVLELGTWMGLLGLLTVLAMGWTWAGLWRRATAAHPSPVLSGLAAGWIAGLAHGMVDAAFFLPHLAFMTMITLGMTAAYANSPEPPNGSEPGPYPHA; encoded by the coding sequence TTGTGGAAACCTCTTGGCGGGACGACGGAGCTGTGGGATCTAGGGGCACTGGCGCTGGCAGCGCTCGTCTACGCGGCCCTGCCGTGGCCCTGGGCGGCGATCCCCCTACTCGCCCTCGGCTGGCTCATCGTCCGATCGCCTGGGCCGGGATTGGCAGCCATCGCCCTGGCCACGCCATTTTACTACACGCAAAAACCGCTTGGGGGCACATGGCTCTCCCACGCGGAGGCCCTGGTCATAGCCGCGCTGATCTGGACGATTCCCTGCTGGCGCCGCCTGCGAGGCCGGCTGTGCGCGCTGGACGGGGCGGTCCTGGCCTTCGTCGCCGTGGGTGGGGCGGCCGCGTGGATCGCGCCGGACCGAGGGGACGCATGGCTGGCATTGCGGCGACTGATCCTGATCCCCGCCGGCCTCTACCTGCTATGGCGTCTGCTTCCCGTGGACCGCAAAGGGATGCGCTGGGCGGCGGGGGGCCTCATCGCCGGCGGCACGCTGGTCAGCCTGATCGGGTTGGCCGGGTACGCCAGCGGCAACGTGGTGATGGCCGGGAGGATCCCCCGGCTGCGATCCGTCTACTATTCCCCCAATGAGGCCGCTCTGCTCCTGGTACGCATCTGGCCGCTGGCCGCCGCCCTCGCGTTGCACTCCGCTGGCCGATGGCGACGGCCACTTCTCCTCGCGACGGGGGTGATCCTCATGGCGCTGGCGCTGACGTTCTCGCGCGGCGCGTGGCTGCTGGGCGTGCCTGCCGGGCTCGCGGCGCTGTCCCTGCTCCAGCGCCGCCGGTGGGCCGGACCATGGCTACTGGGCGGAGCGCTGCTCGCCGCCCTGGTGGCGCTGAGCCGAGGCGGCAGCACGGCATTGCGCCCGGAGGTGTGGCAAGCCGCCTGGGCCATGTGGCGGGATCACCCCTGGCTGGGCGTCGGGCTGGATGGCTTCCAGTGGATCTACCCACGTTACATGGCGCTGAGCGCCTGGCGAGAGCCGCTGCTATACCACCCGCACAACCTCGTCCTGGAGCTGGGGACCTGGATGGGGCTCCTGGGGCTGCTGACCGTCCTGGCGATGGGGTGGACATGGGCCGGGCTGTGGCGCAGGGCAACCGCCGCGCACCCATCGCCGGTGCTGTCCGGTCTGGCGGCCGGATGGATCGCGGGGCTGGCACATGGGATGGTGGACGCCGCCTTCTTCCTGCCGCATCTGGCGTTCATGACCATGATCACCCTGGGGATGACGGCGGCATATGCGAATAGCCCCGAGCCCCCAAATGGCTCGGAGCCCGGCCCATACCCACACGCGTGA
- a CDS encoding ABC transporter permease, translating into MGRYLIRRLVQMIPLLFAISILSFLIMHLAPGDPTAMYMDPTKGAGNNPETLQRLRRQLGLDQPLYVQYWKWLTNTLRGNWGYSFINRQPVLDNIMARLPNTLLLGGVAMTIALLAAIPIGILSASRQYSLFDYTVTGIAFFGISVPPFWLALVLMQVFANHLGWLPAVGMRSVREQLSGWPAVVDVIKHLIMPATVLAMPSLAGWMRYMRSSLLEVIGAEYIRTARAKGLKERAVILRHALKNALIPMITLLGLSLPVLVGGAFIIETVFGWPGMGRLGVNAILARDYPLIMGVTMMSSVLVILGNLLADIVYAWADPRIRYQ; encoded by the coding sequence ATGGGACGGTATCTCATCCGTCGCCTGGTGCAGATGATCCCTCTCCTGTTCGCCATTTCGATCTTATCCTTCCTGATCATGCATCTGGCCCCCGGCGATCCCACGGCCATGTACATGGACCCGACGAAGGGAGCCGGGAACAACCCCGAGACACTGCAGCGGCTTCGGCGCCAGCTCGGGTTGGACCAACCGCTCTACGTCCAGTACTGGAAGTGGTTGACCAACACCCTGCGAGGTAACTGGGGGTATTCCTTCATCAATCGACAGCCGGTGCTGGACAACATCATGGCCCGCCTGCCCAACACCCTCCTCCTGGGCGGGGTGGCCATGACCATCGCGCTGCTGGCGGCCATCCCTATCGGCATCCTGTCGGCGTCCAGGCAGTACAGCCTGTTCGATTACACGGTCACCGGCATCGCTTTCTTCGGCATCTCCGTGCCCCCCTTCTGGCTCGCACTCGTGCTCATGCAGGTGTTCGCCAATCACCTGGGGTGGCTGCCCGCCGTGGGCATGCGCTCGGTCCGGGAGCAGCTCAGCGGCTGGCCGGCCGTCGTGGACGTCATCAAGCACCTGATCATGCCCGCCACGGTGCTGGCAATGCCCTCACTGGCGGGTTGGATGCGCTATATGCGCTCCAGCCTGCTGGAGGTCATCGGAGCGGAGTACATCCGCACCGCCCGGGCCAAGGGGCTGAAGGAGCGGGCCGTGATCCTGCGCCACGCCCTCAAGAACGCGCTGATCCCCATGATCACCCTGCTGGGCCTCTCCCTGCCGGTGTTGGTGGGCGGCGCCTTCATCATCGAGACGGTCTTCGGCTGGCCGGGCATGGGCCGGCTGGGTGTGAACGCCATCCTGGCCCGGGATTACCCTCTCATCATGGGCGTCACCATGATGTCCTCGGTCCTGGTGATCCTGGGCAACCTGCTGGCCGATATCGTTTACGCGTGGGCAGATCCCAGGATCCGGTACCAGTAG
- a CDS encoding ABC transporter permease: MSFAEDRQAIRKPESQAAMVWRQFRRHKLALASAFVLILLFLVAILADVIAPYDPNQVNPQLARGYPQPPSAQHWLGTDELGRDYLSRAISGARISLSVGFVAVGISIVIGVFLGSLAGYLGGRVDNLIMRVVDVFLSVPAFFLILTVNAYLPPSIYNVMVVIGLFSWMGVARLVRGQFLALKETEFITAAQAVGVPGWRLITHHLLPNSMAPVIVAATLAIPAAILTESALSFLGLGVQPPQASWGSMLESAQIWLTEAWWMWVPPGVLISITVLAFNFVGDGLRDALDPSLRR; this comes from the coding sequence ATGAGCTTCGCCGAGGATCGGCAGGCCATACGCAAGCCGGAGAGCCAGGCCGCCATGGTCTGGCGCCAATTCCGCCGTCACAAGCTGGCGCTGGCCAGCGCCTTCGTCTTGATCCTCCTGTTCCTGGTCGCCATCCTGGCCGACGTTATCGCCCCTTACGATCCCAATCAGGTCAATCCACAGCTGGCCCGGGGCTACCCTCAACCGCCCAGCGCCCAACACTGGCTGGGGACCGACGAGCTGGGGCGGGATTACCTGTCGCGGGCGATCTCGGGGGCGCGCATCTCCCTCTCCGTGGGGTTCGTGGCCGTCGGCATCTCCATCGTCATCGGCGTCTTCCTCGGATCGCTGGCCGGTTACCTCGGCGGCCGGGTGGACAACCTGATCATGCGCGTGGTGGACGTCTTCCTCTCGGTCCCGGCGTTCTTCCTGATCCTGACGGTAAATGCCTACCTGCCGCCCAGCATCTACAACGTGATGGTCGTCATCGGCCTGTTCAGCTGGATGGGGGTCGCCCGGCTGGTGCGGGGGCAATTCCTCGCCCTCAAGGAGACGGAGTTCATCACGGCGGCTCAGGCGGTGGGAGTGCCCGGCTGGCGGCTGATCACGCATCACCTGCTTCCCAACAGCATGGCGCCGGTCATCGTGGCCGCCACGCTGGCCATCCCCGCGGCGATCCTCACCGAGTCGGCGCTCAGCTTCCTGGGGCTGGGCGTGCAACCGCCGCAGGCCAGCTGGGGCAGCATGCTGGAGAGCGCACAGATATGGCTGACCGAGGCGTGGTGGATGTGGGTGCCACCGGGCGTGCTGATCTCCATCACCGTGCTGGCGTTCAACTTCGTGGGCGACGGCCTGCGCGACGCGCTGGATCCATCCCTGCGCCGCTAA
- a CDS encoding ABC transporter ATP-binding protein: MAQEPFIICDNLVKIYKVADLEVVALQGLDLVVAPGELLGIVGASGSGKSTLMNILGGLDRPSAGRVWVDGYDLLKLSDAELNRYRRSKVGFVWQQGARNLIPYLNALENVMLPMTLAGVTGRKKRQRAEELLEAVGLAERRHHKLAQMSGGEQQRVAIAVALANNPSLLLADEPTGEVDSATALTIYQTFQDLNREFGLTTLIVSHDPGIARHVNRVVAIRDGKTASETVRQTVAAVSPEGDLVTEGEGQEEEIFEELVVLDSAGRLQVPKEYLEHFGIKGRARLEMTEEGILILPAPQSAYTQAAETPVADLVPTSRSERRGLRKLFSRWRRDGQSRRES; this comes from the coding sequence ATGGCACAAGAACCTTTCATTATCTGCGATAATCTGGTAAAGATTTACAAGGTCGCCGACCTGGAGGTGGTGGCCCTGCAGGGGCTGGACCTGGTCGTGGCCCCCGGCGAGCTACTGGGCATCGTCGGCGCCAGCGGTAGCGGCAAATCGACGCTCATGAACATCCTGGGGGGGCTCGACCGTCCATCGGCCGGGCGGGTCTGGGTGGACGGCTACGACCTGCTCAAGCTCTCGGACGCCGAGCTCAACCGCTACCGGAGGTCCAAGGTGGGGTTCGTCTGGCAACAGGGCGCCCGAAACCTGATCCCCTACCTGAACGCGCTGGAGAACGTCATGCTGCCCATGACGCTGGCGGGCGTGACGGGCCGGAAGAAGCGCCAGCGAGCGGAGGAGCTGCTGGAGGCGGTCGGGCTGGCGGAGCGTCGCCATCACAAACTGGCTCAGATGTCCGGCGGCGAGCAGCAGCGCGTGGCCATCGCGGTCGCCCTGGCCAACAATCCCTCCCTCCTCCTGGCGGACGAGCCGACCGGCGAGGTGGACTCGGCGACGGCACTGACGATCTACCAGACGTTCCAGGACCTGAACCGAGAGTTCGGGCTGACCACGCTGATCGTCAGCCACGATCCGGGCATCGCCCGACACGTGAACCGGGTCGTCGCCATCCGGGACGGCAAGACGGCCAGCGAGACGGTGCGCCAAACCGTGGCGGCCGTCTCGCCCGAGGGCGACCTGGTTACGGAGGGCGAGGGCCAGGAAGAGGAGATCTTCGAGGAGCTGGTCGTGTTGGACTCGGCCGGCCGGCTGCAAGTCCCCAAGGAATACCTGGAGCACTTTGGCATCAAGGGGCGCGCCCGCCTGGAGATGACGGAGGAGGGGATCCTGATCCTCCCGGCCCCGCAATCCGCCTACACGCAGGCCGCGGAGACCCCCGTGGCCGACCTCGTACCGACGTCCCGGTCCGAGAGGCGAGGTTTGCGCAAGCTGTTCAGCCGTTGGCGGCGTGATGGCCAGAGCAGGAGGGAGTCTTGA
- a CDS encoding pyrroloquinoline quinone biosynthesis protein PqqB → MSVEAILLGVAQDGGVPHTGCECAHCRRAWEDPSFRQWAACLGLVDRAHRQSWLIDATPNFPEQLHALREFVPDCPLAGILLTHAHIGHYAGLIHLGREVMGTEEMPVYATPRMAEFLRDNAPWSQLIALRNIDLRILTPGEEARIGPNLHVTPHQVPHRDELSDTVAFVVRGPSRRLFYCPDIDSWDRWDHDLRDFLTEMDIALLDATFFSADELPGVDMSVVPHPPVVDTADRVAGVDCDVWLIHLNHTNPLLAPGPERSWVSERGLHVGAAGEHWPLG, encoded by the coding sequence ATGAGCGTAGAGGCTATCCTGCTGGGCGTCGCCCAAGACGGGGGCGTGCCCCACACAGGCTGTGAGTGCGCCCATTGCCGTCGGGCCTGGGAAGATCCGAGCTTCCGTCAGTGGGCGGCCTGCCTGGGCCTGGTGGATCGCGCCCATCGCCAAAGCTGGCTGATCGATGCCACGCCCAATTTCCCCGAGCAACTCCACGCCTTGCGCGAGTTCGTTCCCGACTGCCCCCTGGCCGGGATCCTGCTGACCCACGCGCATATCGGGCACTACGCCGGCTTGATCCACCTGGGTCGCGAGGTCATGGGCACGGAGGAGATGCCGGTTTACGCCACGCCGCGAATGGCCGAGTTTCTCCGCGACAACGCCCCCTGGTCCCAGCTGATCGCGCTGCGCAACATCGATCTTCGAATCCTCACGCCCGGCGAGGAAGCCCGGATCGGCCCGAACCTGCACGTCACCCCTCATCAGGTCCCCCATCGCGATGAGCTGAGCGACACGGTGGCGTTCGTCGTGCGCGGCCCCTCTCGACGGCTGTTCTACTGCCCTGACATCGACTCGTGGGATCGATGGGATCACGATCTGCGCGACTTCCTCACCGAGATGGACATCGCCCTGCTGGATGCGACCTTCTTCAGCGCGGATGAGCTCCCGGGCGTCGACATGAGCGTGGTCCCGCATCCTCCAGTCGTCGATACCGCCGACCGGGTGGCCGGGGTCGACTGCGATGTGTGGCTGATCCACCTCAACCATACGAACCCCCTATTGGCCCCCGGGCCGGAACGATCCTGGGTGTCCGAGCGAGGCCTCCATGTAGGGGCCGCGGGCGAGCATTGGCCCCTGGGATAG
- a CDS encoding ABC transporter ATP-binding protein: protein MNVGANGYIVETEDLWRVYKVGSQEVPALRGVNLHIPAGRFVALKGRSGSGKTTLLNCIGGLDQPTRGVVRVFGRDLSELNERQLTQWRRERVGFVFQSFGLLPTLSAYENVELMLRIAGVHGRERHDRTLYCLSLVGLEKWMHHRPYELSGGQQQRVAIARALANNPQLILADEPTGELDSVTAREILALFRRIVEEEHVTLLMSSHDPLVDEYVDQILQLRDGQIVQES from the coding sequence ATGAACGTCGGCGCCAATGGATACATCGTGGAGACGGAAGATCTGTGGCGCGTGTACAAGGTGGGATCCCAAGAGGTCCCGGCCCTGCGAGGCGTCAATCTGCACATCCCCGCGGGACGCTTCGTGGCGCTGAAGGGCCGATCCGGCAGCGGCAAGACCACGCTGCTCAACTGCATCGGAGGGCTGGATCAGCCCACACGCGGCGTCGTACGCGTGTTCGGCCGTGATCTCTCAGAGCTAAACGAGCGGCAGCTCACCCAATGGCGGCGTGAGCGGGTGGGATTCGTCTTCCAGTCATTCGGCCTGCTGCCCACGCTCTCCGCCTACGAGAACGTGGAGCTGATGTTGCGCATCGCCGGCGTGCACGGCAGGGAGCGCCACGACCGCACGCTCTACTGCCTCAGCCTGGTCGGCCTGGAAAAGTGGATGCACCATCGCCCGTATGAGCTGTCGGGCGGCCAGCAGCAGCGCGTGGCCATCGCCCGGGCGCTGGCGAATAATCCCCAACTGATCCTGGCCGACGAGCCCACCGGCGAGCTGGACAGCGTCACCGCCCGGGAGATCCTGGCGCTCTTCCGGCGCATCGTGGAGGAAGAGCACGTCACCCTGCTGATGTCCTCACACGATCCCCTGGTGGACGAGTACGTGGATCAGATCCTACAACTTCGAGATGGCCAGATCGTTCAGGAGTCATGA